From the genome of Bacteroidales bacterium, one region includes:
- a CDS encoding DUF3419 family protein, which translates to MKNLFDFGLSQEDPLTEQAVLDIHDGDHILSVASGGEVPLGLISLNSNIHITAIDSSLSQIMLCRLKWITALYVDFPLNARFLGYSPLKESERITVFEKYIRPFLSDAEENFWQRNINYILKGAVNTGRFEKYIRKMRLAGHIIIGRKNLEALIRCNSLVEQESLFSKKIASRKILQLLFRVAFHPRIYKNRGLSEQALIHAGEDTGQRFFRRFSEFCTGTPASSNYFLQYFLLGKCITEDSYPDYLQPRNKNRLQKNRDNIEFRHISFREVMKDKNTSSFNKIHFSNLGDWMNPEEFFHSIELIKSTCRPGTRICYRYLQKDHLTGGVGKDKTIEKSMVNTGTDRFPFYTTYLIRI; encoded by the coding sequence ATGAAAAACCTTTTTGACTTTGGATTATCACAGGAAGATCCTTTGACCGAACAGGCTGTCCTGGATATTCATGATGGTGATCATATTCTTTCGGTTGCCAGCGGGGGCGAAGTGCCTCTTGGATTGATAAGCCTGAATAGCAATATACATATAACAGCCATCGATAGCTCTCTTTCGCAGATCATGTTATGCCGGCTGAAATGGATTACTGCACTTTATGTGGATTTTCCCCTGAATGCCCGGTTCCTGGGATATTCCCCACTAAAAGAATCTGAGAGAATTACTGTTTTTGAGAAATACATCAGGCCATTCCTGAGCGATGCCGAGGAAAATTTCTGGCAGAGGAACATCAATTATATTTTAAAGGGAGCAGTCAATACAGGCCGGTTTGAAAAATATATCAGGAAAATGCGCCTTGCCGGCCATATTATCATCGGCCGGAAAAACCTCGAAGCACTGATCCGATGTAATTCGCTTGTTGAACAGGAAAGTTTGTTTTCCAAAAAAATAGCATCCCGCAAAATCCTTCAACTTTTATTTAGGGTTGCTTTTCATCCCAGGATATATAAAAACCGCGGACTGAGTGAACAGGCTCTGATCCATGCCGGTGAAGATACCGGCCAGCGCTTTTTCAGACGGTTCAGTGAATTTTGCACAGGCACTCCGGCATCTTCAAATTACTTCCTCCAGTATTTCCTTTTGGGGAAATGTATAACCGAAGATTCATACCCAGATTACCTGCAACCCCGCAATAAAAACCGTCTTCAGAAAAACCGGGATAACATTGAATTCAGGCATATTTCGTTCCGGGAAGTAATGAAGGATAAGAATACCTCTTCTTTTAATAAAATTCACTTTTCAAACCTCGGCGACTGGATGAATCCGGAAGAGTTTTTTCATTCAATTGAATTAATCAAAAGTACTTGCCGGCCAGGCACCCGGATCTGTTACCGGTATTTGCAGAAAGACCACTTGACAGGCGGGGTCGGGAAAGATAAAACTATAGAAAAGTCTATGGTTAATACCGGTACAGATAGGTTTCCGTTTTATACTACCTATCTTATCCGGATTTGA
- a CDS encoding DUF1080 domain-containing protein, whose translation MKAFWFLLLIVLPLFLSCKNTDTGKNLFNGKDLSGWHIDVPALDSNPDTTVPFIVRNGMLVSLGTPGGHLLTDSVYSNYRLEVEYRFAAAPGNCGVLVHASTPRALYKMFPASIEVQMEHQNAGDFWCIIEDITTPDMEARRGPKENWGGTEDKLRNIKNLTDNSEKPVGEWNTMVIECFRKEIKVWVNGDPVNYGYNCTAEKGQIAIQAEGSEVEFRKIFLTPIKSLTK comes from the coding sequence ATGAAAGCATTTTGGTTTCTATTGCTGATCGTATTACCACTATTCCTTTCCTGCAAAAATACTGACACAGGCAAAAATCTCTTTAACGGTAAAGACCTTTCCGGTTGGCACATAGACGTACCTGCACTGGATAGCAATCCGGATACAACCGTGCCTTTTATTGTCAGAAACGGGATGCTTGTAAGCTTAGGTACACCCGGGGGACATCTCCTCACCGACTCCGTGTATTCGAACTACCGTCTTGAGGTTGAATACAGGTTTGCTGCTGCACCCGGTAACTGCGGTGTCCTTGTACATGCATCCACCCCGCGAGCCTTGTATAAGATGTTTCCTGCTTCGATTGAAGTCCAGATGGAACACCAGAATGCCGGAGATTTCTGGTGTATTATTGAAGACATTACCACACCCGATATGGAAGCACGGCGCGGTCCCAAAGAAAACTGGGGAGGCACCGAGGACAAATTAAGGAATATTAAAAACCTCACCGATAATTCCGAAAAACCTGTCGGAGAATGGAATACCATGGTGATCGAATGTTTTAGAAAGGAGATCAAGGTCTGGGTAAACGGCGACCCGGTCAATTATGGTTATAACTGTACTGCAGAAAAGGGACAAATTGCTATCCAGGCAGAAGGATCTGAAGTGGAGTTCAGGAAAATATTCCTGACTCCAATTAAAAGTCTGACTAAATAA
- a CDS encoding VOC family protein — MDNTGIVVESLDKAVSFFTELGMLLEGRMVIEGEWAGKVTGIKQQCVEIAMMVTPDGHSRLELSRFINPPVIGDHRNAPVNALGYLRVMFAVSDIDDVLSRLRKHGAELVGEVVQYENTYRLCYIRGPEGILIGFAEPL; from the coding sequence ATGGACAATACAGGCATCGTGGTTGAATCCCTCGATAAAGCTGTGTCCTTTTTTACCGAACTGGGTATGTTACTCGAAGGACGCATGGTTATTGAAGGAGAATGGGCCGGGAAGGTCACCGGAATCAAACAACAGTGCGTCGAGATTGCCATGATGGTCACACCTGACGGGCACAGCCGGCTTGAACTCTCCCGTTTTATCAATCCTCCTGTTATCGGCGACCACAGGAATGCTCCTGTTAATGCGCTGGGCTATCTCCGGGTTATGTTCGCGGTGTCCGACATTGATGATGTGTTGAGCCGTCTCCGGAAACATGGTGCAGAGTTGGTGGGTGAGGTAGTTCAATACGAGAATACTTACAGGCTCTGCTACATCCGGGGACCTGAAGGAATTCTCATCGGGTTCGCTGAACCCCTTTGA
- a CDS encoding DUF6379 domain-containing protein: protein MLEYPNIQARGFRNIKESNTISGFQVPIRLTYYRGVWLPQLRPTTVIVDGEKFEGDQITWLIDGKQYAQDSFADYPDVQWSSLNTAILQVKKPGGLQLGIHDVEVQIIFSTSYLPPRADLGFGEKPYKRTMTLVR, encoded by the coding sequence ATGTTAGAATATCCGAATATACAAGCCAGGGGATTCCGCAATATAAAAGAGAGCAATACCATCAGCGGTTTCCAGGTACCTATAAGGTTAACCTACTATAGGGGTGTGTGGCTTCCCCAACTCAGGCCTACAACGGTTATCGTTGACGGTGAAAAATTTGAAGGCGATCAGATTACATGGCTGATTGACGGAAAACAATATGCCCAGGATAGTTTCGCGGATTATCCCGATGTGCAATGGAGCAGTCTGAATACAGCCATCCTGCAGGTGAAAAAACCGGGAGGTTTGCAACTGGGAATACATGATGTGGAGGTACAGATCATCTTTAGTACTTCTTATTTACCTCCAAGGGCAGATCTCGGCTTTGGAGAAAAACCCTATAAACGCACAATGACCCTGGTGAGGTGA